In Ilumatobacter fluminis, the following proteins share a genomic window:
- a CDS encoding ABC transporter ATP-binding protein, translating into MNADNAHAATGHAQATHTVDADSAALDVRGLSKTFGGLRAVDDLSFRVPPQSIFGLLGPNGAGKTTVLNLISGLIKPDHGSITVFGDEIAREPAHRVARAGVARTYQNVRLFPALTVLETVMTGFYQHRQAQLWHSVLCLPSERRERREVAERARELLDRVGVTAPPERLAEALPYGEQRRVEIARALATQPKVLMLDEPTAGMNDVESESLGQLMFSLREEGISLVLIEHNVKLVLKFCSDAAVINFGELIAEGDPRACVEDPDVQAAYFGKQSDAERLNTVLRVRGDHGTD; encoded by the coding sequence GTGAACGCCGACAACGCCCACGCCGCGACCGGTCACGCGCAGGCCACCCACACGGTCGACGCCGACTCGGCCGCCCTCGACGTCCGCGGCCTGTCGAAGACGTTCGGTGGCCTCCGCGCCGTCGACGATCTCTCGTTCCGGGTCCCGCCACAGTCGATCTTCGGTCTCCTCGGACCCAACGGCGCCGGCAAGACCACGGTCCTCAACCTGATCTCCGGGCTGATCAAACCCGACCACGGGAGCATCACCGTGTTCGGCGACGAGATCGCACGTGAACCGGCGCACCGTGTGGCCCGCGCCGGCGTCGCCCGCACCTACCAGAACGTGCGCTTGTTCCCGGCCCTCACCGTCCTCGAGACCGTGATGACCGGCTTCTACCAACATCGCCAAGCGCAGCTGTGGCACTCGGTGTTGTGTCTGCCGTCGGAGCGTCGCGAACGTCGCGAGGTCGCCGAGCGGGCTCGCGAGCTGCTCGACCGCGTCGGCGTCACCGCGCCGCCCGAGCGTCTCGCCGAAGCGCTGCCCTACGGGGAGCAGCGACGGGTCGAGATCGCGCGAGCACTGGCCACCCAACCCAAGGTGCTGATGCTCGACGAGCCCACCGCCGGCATGAACGACGTCGAATCCGAGTCGCTCGGCCAGCTGATGTTCTCGCTGCGTGAGGAGGGCATCTCGCTCGTCCTCATCGAGCACAACGTGAAGCTCGTCCTGAAGTTCTGCTCCGACGCCGCCGTCATCAACTTCGGTGAGCTGATCGCCGAAGGCGACCCGCGTGCGTGTGTCGAAGATCCCGATGTCCAAGCCGCCTATTTCGGAAAGCAATCCGATGCTGAACGTCTCAACACTGTGCTCCGGGTACGGGGCGATCACGGCACTGACTGA
- a CDS encoding LLM class F420-dependent oxidoreductase — protein MDVGMVQVFDGTEGRGLDHVREYATTVEALGFTSLWVPDHVIFFDQYDSAYPHSDDGNIDFKTDQGLLEPLMTLMAAALVTEKIRLGTSVDILTERHPIIRGRELATLDVASNGRVEYGVGSGWSREEYAAMGITFERRGARLNEYMDALKALWGEHRPSFDGEFVSFEPLIFMPKPVRGTIPIVVGGNSPAALRRVATRGDGWHGWRLEPDELKRTLDDLHVQLDEHGRSRDDVKLNVGIPFKGSLDELAEYAEICRGLGIDELIIAAGVSRTRFREQLTELADAAGVAA, from the coding sequence ATGGACGTAGGAATGGTGCAGGTCTTCGACGGAACCGAGGGCCGAGGACTCGATCACGTGCGGGAGTACGCGACGACGGTGGAGGCACTCGGCTTCACCTCGCTGTGGGTGCCCGACCACGTGATCTTCTTCGACCAGTACGACTCGGCGTATCCGCACAGCGACGACGGCAACATCGATTTCAAGACCGACCAGGGTCTGCTCGAACCGCTGATGACCCTGATGGCCGCCGCGCTGGTCACCGAGAAGATCCGACTCGGTACGTCGGTCGACATCCTCACCGAGCGGCACCCGATCATCCGCGGTCGCGAGCTCGCCACGCTCGACGTCGCCAGCAACGGCCGCGTCGAGTACGGCGTCGGCAGCGGCTGGTCACGCGAGGAGTACGCGGCGATGGGGATCACGTTCGAGCGACGCGGCGCCCGACTCAACGAGTACATGGACGCCCTCAAGGCACTGTGGGGCGAGCATCGCCCGTCGTTCGACGGCGAGTTCGTCTCGTTCGAGCCGCTCATCTTCATGCCCAAGCCGGTGCGCGGCACCATCCCGATCGTGGTCGGCGGCAACAGCCCTGCGGCGCTGCGGCGGGTGGCGACGCGCGGCGACGGATGGCACGGCTGGCGCCTCGAACCCGACGAGCTGAAGCGGACGCTCGACGACCTGCACGTCCAACTCGACGAACACGGCCGCTCGCGAGACGACGTCAAGCTCAACGTCGGCATCCCGTTCAAGGGATCGCTCGACGAACTCGCCGAGTACGCGGAGATCTGCCGCGGGCTCGGCATCGACGAACTGATCATCGCCGCCGGTGTGTCACGCACCCGGTTCCGCGAACAACTGACCGAACTGGCCGACGCCGCCGGCGTCGCCGCCTGA
- a CDS encoding long-chain-fatty-acid--CoA ligase, with product MNRPAVLADIVRNGSSQWPDRRAIVSDERTVTYAELDRRSNQVANALAARGIGHGDRVGFLSMNRIEYFETMLGAAKLGAVTVPVNWRLAPGEVGAVLDDADPSVLVVEGDLLALVADAPDRLADRIVVVGAHPDGDGRPSFDTLVDAAADDDPLVDVVDTDVMWQLYTSGTTGQPKGVMLMHLNLLLTADGLADAWHFDPGCVVYVPYPSFHAVGTAWPILTMSRGGTVLLRRAFDPADFLHHVDTEGVTLTMMVPAVLNMVLDEADGSDADLSSLRDIVYGAAPISQAVLARAIELMPGCEFHHAYGLTESTGTVTTMQWHEHRVGEERMKSCGRALPWVEMKLVDPNDGREVEVREVGEVWMRGTTVMKGYHGKPDETADAITDGWLHTGDAGYLDEDGYLYLTDRVKDMIISGGENIYPAEVENVLFEHPAVREAAVVGIPHERWGETVLAVVVPRPGAPVEPDEVIAFCRERLAHYKCPTRVEVRDEPLPLNPTGKVLRRELRTIYDGS from the coding sequence GTGAACCGACCGGCCGTGCTCGCCGACATCGTCCGCAACGGTTCCTCGCAGTGGCCCGACCGACGGGCGATCGTGTCCGACGAGCGCACCGTCACGTACGCCGAACTCGACCGGCGTTCCAACCAGGTCGCCAACGCGCTCGCAGCACGCGGCATCGGCCACGGCGACCGTGTCGGCTTCCTCTCGATGAACCGCATCGAGTATTTCGAGACGATGCTCGGTGCGGCCAAGCTCGGCGCCGTCACGGTGCCGGTCAACTGGCGCCTCGCGCCCGGTGAGGTCGGCGCGGTCCTCGATGACGCCGACCCGAGCGTGCTCGTGGTCGAAGGCGACCTGCTCGCACTCGTCGCCGATGCCCCGGACCGGCTGGCCGACCGGATCGTCGTGGTCGGAGCACATCCCGACGGTGACGGCAGGCCCTCATTCGACACGCTGGTCGACGCCGCTGCGGACGACGACCCGCTCGTCGACGTCGTCGACACCGACGTCATGTGGCAGCTCTACACCTCGGGCACGACCGGCCAGCCGAAGGGCGTCATGCTGATGCATCTCAACCTGCTGCTGACCGCGGACGGGCTCGCGGACGCCTGGCACTTCGACCCGGGCTGCGTCGTGTACGTGCCCTACCCGTCGTTCCACGCGGTCGGCACGGCCTGGCCGATCCTCACGATGTCACGCGGCGGCACCGTGCTGCTTCGTCGCGCGTTCGACCCGGCCGACTTCCTCCACCACGTCGACACCGAGGGCGTCACGCTCACGATGATGGTCCCGGCGGTGCTCAACATGGTGCTCGACGAGGCCGACGGCTCCGACGCCGACCTGTCGAGCTTGCGCGACATCGTCTACGGCGCCGCGCCGATCTCGCAGGCCGTGCTCGCCCGTGCGATCGAATTGATGCCCGGCTGCGAGTTCCACCACGCCTACGGCCTCACCGAATCGACCGGAACCGTCACCACGATGCAGTGGCACGAGCACCGTGTCGGTGAGGAACGGATGAAGTCGTGCGGGCGTGCGTTGCCGTGGGTCGAGATGAAGCTCGTCGACCCGAACGACGGTCGCGAGGTCGAGGTGCGCGAGGTGGGCGAGGTCTGGATGCGCGGGACGACCGTGATGAAGGGCTACCACGGCAAGCCCGACGAGACCGCCGACGCGATCACCGACGGCTGGTTGCACACCGGCGACGCCGGCTACCTCGACGAGGACGGCTACCTGTACCTGACCGACCGGGTGAAGGACATGATCATCTCGGGTGGCGAGAACATCTATCCCGCCGAGGTCGAGAACGTGCTGTTCGAACACCCGGCCGTCCGCGAAGCGGCCGTCGTCGGCATCCCGCACGAGCGGTGGGGCGAGACCGTGCTCGCCGTCGTGGTCCCCCGACCCGGCGCCCCGGTCGAACCCGACGAGGTCATCGCGTTCTGCCGAGAACGGCTGGCCCACTACAAGTGTCCGACCCGGGTCGAGGTGCGCGACGAACCGCTGCCGCTCAACCCGACCGGCAAGGTGCTGCGACGCGAGCTGCGGACCATCTACGACGGGTCCTGA
- a CDS encoding AMP-binding protein, with protein sequence MIGLWNLARANPSHVAAIETDTGRSVTRGELAARTHQVVNALRERGMKEGSVIGIVLENEIPFLEVFFAGLQAGWYVVPLNYHFTSDEIGYILADSDAEAVVCSKRYADTVAVAAERAGIPNSMRLCVDGHEGFEDYDAVVGAASDAEPDGRTAGWMMTYTSGTTGSPKGIKRPLSGMDPDDVGEVWSLPMRIFGIEGDRHIHMLQSPVYHTAVLVYANASAQFGHTIVMMRRWDAEDALRQIERHRVTTSHMVPTHFHRMLQLPDDVKAAYDLSSMEYAVHGAAPCPIETKRAMIEWWGPKIYEYYGASEGGGTTVSPTEWLERPGTVGAAWPNADIRIFDADGNEVPRGETGEVWMLAGALDFEYHKNSERTSSSKRDGYFTVGDVGYMDEGGYLFLQGRSSDIIITGGVNIHPSEIEGVLIQHPAVGDVAVFGIPDPEWGEQIKAVVELAGEATTDELLDHCKEHLAAYKAPRSIDIVDELPRDPNGKLYKRLLRDPYWETANQG encoded by the coding sequence GTGATCGGACTCTGGAATCTCGCCCGCGCCAACCCGTCGCACGTCGCAGCGATCGAAACCGACACCGGGCGCAGCGTCACCCGTGGCGAACTCGCCGCGCGCACCCACCAGGTCGTGAACGCGCTCCGCGAGCGCGGCATGAAGGAGGGCTCGGTCATCGGCATCGTGCTCGAGAACGAGATCCCGTTCCTCGAGGTCTTCTTCGCCGGGCTCCAGGCCGGTTGGTACGTGGTGCCGTTGAACTACCACTTCACCAGCGACGAGATCGGCTACATCCTCGCCGACAGCGACGCCGAGGCCGTCGTGTGCTCGAAGCGGTACGCCGACACCGTGGCCGTCGCCGCCGAACGGGCGGGTATCCCGAACTCGATGCGCCTGTGCGTCGACGGGCACGAGGGCTTCGAGGACTACGACGCCGTGGTGGGCGCCGCCAGTGACGCCGAGCCCGACGGTCGCACCGCCGGCTGGATGATGACCTACACCTCCGGCACCACGGGTTCGCCGAAGGGCATCAAGCGTCCGCTCAGTGGCATGGATCCCGACGACGTGGGCGAGGTGTGGAGCCTGCCGATGCGGATCTTCGGCATCGAGGGCGATCGCCACATCCACATGCTCCAGTCGCCCGTGTACCACACCGCCGTCCTCGTCTACGCCAATGCGTCGGCCCAGTTCGGTCACACGATCGTGATGATGCGTCGCTGGGATGCCGAAGACGCCCTCCGCCAGATCGAACGCCACCGGGTCACCACCAGCCACATGGTGCCGACCCACTTCCACCGGATGCTGCAGCTCCCCGACGACGTGAAGGCCGCGTACGACCTGTCGTCGATGGAGTACGCCGTGCACGGTGCCGCACCCTGCCCGATCGAGACCAAGCGGGCGATGATCGAATGGTGGGGGCCGAAGATCTACGAGTACTACGGCGCGTCGGAAGGCGGCGGCACCACCGTCAGCCCGACCGAGTGGCTCGAGCGCCCTGGCACCGTCGGTGCCGCCTGGCCGAACGCCGACATCCGCATCTTCGACGCCGACGGCAACGAGGTGCCCCGTGGTGAGACCGGCGAGGTCTGGATGCTCGCCGGCGCACTCGACTTCGAGTACCACAAGAACAGCGAGCGCACCTCGTCGTCGAAGCGCGACGGCTACTTCACCGTCGGCGACGTCGGCTACATGGACGAAGGTGGCTACCTCTTCCTCCAGGGTCGATCGAGCGACATCATCATCACCGGCGGCGTCAATATCCACCCGTCCGAGATCGAGGGCGTCCTGATCCAACACCCGGCCGTCGGCGACGTCGCCGTGTTCGGCATCCCCGACCCCGAGTGGGGCGAACAGATCAAGGCCGTCGTCGAACTCGCCGGCGAGGCGACCACCGACGAGCTGCTCGACCACTGCAAGGAACACCTGGCTGCGTACAAGGCCCCGCGTTCGATCGACATCGTCGACGAGCTGCCGCGTGACCCGAACGGCAAGCTGTACAAGCGCCTGCTGCGCGACCCCTACTGGGAGACGGCGAACCAGGGATGA
- a CDS encoding zinc-dependent alcohol dehydrogenase produces the protein MRAAVFRGPGEFRVEEIPDPEPSTDGIVIAVDACGVCGSDLKTWRSGRFVRPGQVLGHEFSGRIVSTGRDAGDLSVGEYVTALPYTPCGECDRCREGRTSLCDTALLCSIANGEPGGFAEYLHIPHARRDRTVFALPDGMAAGSGALVEPLAVGVHAVNLAEPDQDDVAVVLGLGTVGLAVVHALAASGVRSIIATDLSERRRAAAAVVGAHVVDPTTDDLVDVIREHTGPGAYRAPAACDVVFDCAGAHGLIDSVMPCIRAGGALVLAALHDRPLPVDATSVVRRGVRILGTFGYDDDFATAARMVADGTVTADSLVSHRFDLDRITEGFEAQADADQSVKVLIEPGAAL, from the coding sequence ATGAGAGCAGCCGTGTTCCGGGGCCCTGGGGAGTTCCGGGTCGAGGAGATCCCCGACCCCGAACCGTCGACCGACGGCATCGTGATCGCCGTCGACGCCTGCGGCGTCTGCGGGTCCGATCTGAAGACCTGGCGGAGTGGCCGGTTCGTCCGGCCCGGCCAGGTGCTCGGCCACGAGTTCTCCGGTCGCATCGTGTCGACCGGACGTGACGCGGGCGACCTGTCGGTCGGGGAGTACGTGACGGCGCTGCCGTACACCCCGTGCGGGGAGTGCGACCGTTGTCGGGAAGGTCGAACGTCGCTGTGCGACACCGCGCTGCTGTGCAGCATCGCGAACGGCGAGCCGGGCGGATTCGCCGAGTACCTCCACATCCCGCACGCCCGTCGTGACCGCACCGTGTTCGCGTTGCCCGACGGCATGGCCGCCGGGAGCGGGGCGCTCGTCGAGCCATTGGCGGTCGGGGTCCACGCCGTCAACCTCGCCGAACCAGACCAGGACGACGTCGCCGTGGTCCTCGGTCTCGGCACCGTCGGGCTCGCCGTGGTGCACGCCCTCGCCGCGTCGGGCGTCCGCAGCATCATCGCCACCGACCTCTCCGAACGACGCCGAGCCGCGGCCGCCGTCGTCGGGGCCCACGTCGTCGACCCGACGACCGACGACCTCGTCGACGTCATCCGAGAGCACACCGGGCCGGGTGCGTACCGAGCGCCCGCCGCGTGCGACGTCGTGTTCGACTGCGCCGGTGCCCACGGCCTGATCGACTCGGTCATGCCGTGCATCCGAGCCGGAGGAGCGCTGGTGCTCGCCGCCCTCCACGATCGCCCACTGCCGGTCGACGCGACCTCGGTCGTGCGGCGCGGGGTGCGCATCCTCGGTACCTTCGGCTACGACGACGACTTCGCCACCGCGGCACGCATGGTCGCCGACGGCACCGTCACCGCCGACTCGTTGGTGAGCCATCGTTTCGATCTCGACCGGATCACCGAGGGATTCGAGGCCCAGGCCGACGCCGACCAGTCGGTGAAGGTCCTGATCGAGCCGGGAGCGGCGCTGTGA
- a CDS encoding ABC transporter ATP-binding protein, whose protein sequence is MLNVSTLCSGYGAITALTDLNLVVPARGFVALIGSNGAGKSTALNTISGLHPARSGSVTLDGEEILGKKAHQVVKRGMAIVPEGRMVVAPLTVEENLRLAKAVGRNHDTFDERLAQVYDLFPRLAERRKQHAGLMSGGEQQMLALGRALMTDPKVLLLDEPSMGLAPAIVDVVFAAIERIRELDLAILLVEQNATLALAMADYAYVLERGRLVIEGKPSDLADSPEVMDAYLG, encoded by the coding sequence ATGCTGAACGTCTCAACACTGTGCTCCGGGTACGGGGCGATCACGGCACTGACTGACCTGAACCTGGTCGTCCCGGCACGCGGCTTCGTCGCGCTGATCGGTTCGAACGGGGCAGGCAAGTCGACCGCGCTCAACACCATCTCCGGTCTCCATCCGGCCCGTTCGGGCAGCGTCACGCTCGACGGCGAGGAGATCCTGGGCAAGAAGGCCCACCAGGTCGTCAAACGCGGCATGGCCATCGTGCCCGAGGGGCGCATGGTCGTCGCGCCCCTGACCGTCGAGGAGAATCTCCGACTGGCCAAGGCCGTCGGCCGCAACCACGACACGTTCGACGAGCGGCTGGCTCAGGTGTACGACCTGTTCCCACGGCTCGCCGAGCGCCGCAAGCAGCACGCCGGCCTCATGAGTGGCGGCGAGCAGCAGATGCTGGCACTGGGCCGTGCCCTGATGACCGATCCGAAGGTGCTGCTCCTCGACGAACCGTCGATGGGGCTCGCCCCGGCGATCGTCGACGTGGTGTTCGCCGCGATCGAACGAATCCGCGAGCTCGACCTGGCGATCCTGCTGGTCGAACAGAACGCAACGTTGGCGTTGGCGATGGCCGACTACGCCTACGTGCTCGAACGTGGCCGGTTGGTGATCGAGGGCAAGCCCTCCGATCTCGCCGACTCGCCCGAAGTCATGGACGCATACCTGGGGTGA
- a CDS encoding nuclear transport factor 2 family protein, giving the protein MTVTGPDADAIRAVLHDYARGVDDRDWKRVERCYHADAVDDHGVYVGDPAGLVAHFDEHLAGVYDGTLHVMTGSDLRRVDDTTIDSSTLCLALHWPPAGSGGRHLVMVADYDDRFERRDDAWRIARRTVRVHMAEEFDAASEVWPLLDRFRRSEP; this is encoded by the coding sequence ATGACGGTCACCGGTCCGGACGCCGACGCCATCCGGGCGGTGCTGCACGACTACGCACGCGGGGTCGACGACCGCGACTGGAAGCGGGTCGAACGCTGCTACCACGCCGACGCCGTCGACGACCACGGCGTGTACGTCGGCGACCCCGCCGGGCTCGTCGCGCACTTCGACGAGCACCTCGCCGGTGTCTACGACGGCACCTTGCACGTCATGACCGGTTCCGACCTCCGACGCGTCGACGACACGACCATCGACTCGTCGACCCTGTGTCTCGCGCTCCATTGGCCGCCCGCCGGGTCGGGCGGACGGCACCTCGTGATGGTGGCCGACTACGACGACCGCTTCGAGCGACGCGACGACGCGTGGCGCATCGCCCGCCGCACCGTTCGCGTCCACATGGCCGAGGAGTTCGACGCCGCCTCCGAGGTGTGGCCGCTGCTCGACCGATTCCGAAGGAGCGAACCGTGA
- a CDS encoding thiamine pyrophosphate-dependent dehydrogenase E1 component subunit alpha — protein MDDQTLLRMYRDMMRASAAERWILRLVDSGDAIVLYHSGRGQEGVMAGATAALERSDYLFYSHRGVGQLLAKGVSAVELFGDVLATTAGSTGGLGAGIVHTVDPDVGVLGQSGTVGGTFVLAAGAAMSAKYRESGQVVMCMFGDGTANRGTFHEAANAAGAWKLPVIWLCENNGYAVSVPLSESTAVTDLATRAAGYGMPGVIVDGQDAVAMHDAVSEAVDRARAGHGPTFIEAKTTRFRGHFEGDPQQYRTDTDREQWRDPIELLASRILGDGIATQADLDRIAEEADTEMGAAAEQAKQAPLPTRERLFEGVLA, from the coding sequence ATGGACGACCAGACCCTGTTGCGGATGTACCGCGACATGATGCGCGCCAGTGCCGCCGAGCGCTGGATCCTGCGCCTCGTCGACAGCGGCGACGCGATCGTGCTCTATCACTCGGGGCGCGGCCAGGAAGGCGTGATGGCCGGCGCGACCGCAGCGCTCGAGCGTTCCGACTACCTCTTCTACAGCCACCGCGGCGTCGGCCAGCTGCTCGCCAAGGGCGTGTCGGCCGTCGAACTGTTCGGCGACGTGCTCGCCACCACCGCCGGCTCGACCGGCGGTCTCGGTGCCGGCATCGTGCACACCGTCGATCCCGATGTCGGCGTGCTCGGGCAGAGCGGCACGGTCGGCGGCACCTTCGTGCTCGCCGCAGGGGCTGCGATGTCGGCCAAGTACCGCGAGAGCGGTCAGGTCGTCATGTGCATGTTCGGTGACGGCACGGCCAACCGCGGCACGTTCCACGAGGCCGCCAACGCCGCAGGCGCGTGGAAGCTGCCGGTGATCTGGCTGTGCGAGAACAACGGCTACGCCGTCTCGGTGCCGCTGTCGGAGTCGACGGCGGTCACCGATCTCGCGACTCGAGCCGCGGGATACGGCATGCCCGGCGTGATCGTCGACGGCCAGGACGCCGTCGCGATGCACGACGCCGTTTCGGAGGCGGTCGACCGGGCACGCGCCGGACACGGGCCGACCTTCATCGAGGCCAAGACGACGCGCTTCCGTGGCCACTTCGAAGGCGACCCGCAGCAGTACCGCACCGACACCGACCGTGAACAGTGGCGCGACCCGATCGAGCTGCTCGCATCCCGCATCCTGGGCGACGGCATCGCCACGCAGGCCGATCTCGACCGCATCGCCGAGGAGGCCGACACGGAGATGGGCGCCGCGGCCGAACAGGCGAAGCAGGCCCCGCTGCCCACCCGCGAACGACTCTTCGAAGGAGTGCTGGCATGA
- a CDS encoding SDR family NAD(P)-dependent oxidoreductase, which produces MSGDRPVVVVTGASRSGGIGLAIAERFARGGFDVVVSDIGRPLESFPDYQVPPPTDLELAAERVAEAGGGTVVAHACDVTKSAEVDALVARAVDEFGRLDVMVNNAGISLGLRPVTELSDDEWARNVDVMATGTFYGTRAAARHMAEHGGGSIINMASQAGKTGWPLLSAYSAAKFAIVGFTQSVARELGPAGIRVNAICPGTVDTPLLDLPGGPMDAFTSRSGITREEARRKQQKLIPLRRFAAPDDIAEAAWYLASDAASFVTGEALNVTGGEEVH; this is translated from the coding sequence GTGAGCGGCGACCGTCCCGTCGTCGTCGTCACCGGGGCCTCCCGCTCCGGCGGCATCGGCCTCGCGATCGCGGAACGATTCGCACGCGGCGGCTTCGACGTCGTCGTGTCCGACATCGGACGCCCGCTCGAGTCGTTCCCCGACTATCAGGTGCCGCCACCGACCGATCTCGAACTGGCCGCCGAACGCGTCGCCGAGGCCGGCGGCGGCACCGTTGTCGCCCATGCCTGCGACGTCACGAAGTCGGCCGAAGTCGACGCGCTCGTGGCCCGCGCCGTCGACGAGTTCGGCCGCCTCGACGTGATGGTGAACAACGCCGGCATCAGCCTCGGCCTGCGCCCGGTGACCGAACTCTCCGACGACGAGTGGGCGCGCAACGTCGACGTGATGGCGACCGGCACGTTCTACGGCACGCGCGCCGCCGCCCGGCACATGGCCGAGCACGGCGGCGGTTCGATCATCAACATGGCGAGCCAGGCCGGCAAGACCGGCTGGCCGTTGTTGAGCGCCTACAGCGCGGCGAAGTTCGCGATCGTCGGCTTCACCCAGTCGGTCGCCCGCGAGCTCGGACCCGCCGGCATCCGCGTCAACGCGATCTGCCCCGGCACCGTCGACACACCCTTGCTCGACCTGCCCGGCGGCCCGATGGACGCCTTCACCAGCCGCAGCGGCATCACCCGCGAGGAAGCCCGCAGGAAGCAGCAAAAGCTCATCCCGCTGCGTCGGTTCGCGGCGCCCGACGACATCGCCGAGGCGGCGTGGTACCTCGCATCCGACGCCGCCTCGTTCGTCACCGGAGAGGCGTTGAACGTCACCGGTGGAGAGGAGGTCCACTGA
- a CDS encoding alpha-ketoacid dehydrogenase subunit beta: protein MREITMAQAINEALDEEMARDENVFLFGEDVAGFGGVFGVTKGLHDKYGKKRVFDSPLSETLIAGAAVGAAMTGTRPVAELQYSDFVGIAMDEVYNKAAKWRYMHGGKLSVPMVIRAPEGAKGGGGAEHSQSPGGLFQSAFGMYVLMPSNPADAKGLLKSAIRDENPVLFLEHKALYNRRGPVPDGEHLVPIGRAATVRSGSDVTVVAWGSLVGRAVAASEQLAGDGIDVEIIDPRGIRPLDLDTILASVERTGRLVLVHEAPGPGGPGAEVAAVVAERAIDVLEGPIARVTTPDTYFPQSVHLERMMLPTNDDIVAAVHSTFV, encoded by the coding sequence ATGAGGGAGATCACGATGGCGCAGGCCATCAACGAGGCCCTCGACGAGGAGATGGCCCGAGACGAGAACGTCTTCCTGTTCGGCGAGGACGTCGCCGGATTCGGCGGCGTGTTCGGCGTGACCAAGGGACTCCACGACAAGTACGGCAAGAAGCGGGTGTTCGACTCACCCCTGTCGGAAACGCTGATCGCCGGCGCGGCCGTCGGCGCCGCCATGACCGGCACGCGTCCCGTCGCCGAGCTCCAGTACTCCGACTTCGTGGGCATCGCGATGGACGAGGTCTACAACAAGGCGGCGAAGTGGCGGTACATGCACGGCGGCAAGTTGTCCGTGCCGATGGTCATCCGGGCGCCGGAGGGAGCGAAGGGTGGCGGCGGTGCCGAGCACTCGCAGTCGCCCGGTGGTCTGTTCCAGAGCGCGTTCGGCATGTACGTGCTGATGCCGTCGAACCCGGCCGACGCCAAGGGACTCCTGAAGTCGGCGATCCGAGACGAGAACCCGGTGCTGTTCCTCGAACACAAGGCCCTGTACAACCGGCGCGGTCCCGTGCCCGACGGCGAGCATCTCGTGCCGATCGGCCGGGCCGCGACGGTTCGCAGCGGCTCCGACGTCACCGTCGTCGCGTGGGGCAGCCTCGTGGGTCGAGCGGTCGCGGCATCGGAGCAACTCGCCGGCGACGGGATCGACGTCGAGATCATCGACCCGCGAGGGATCCGCCCGCTCGATCTCGACACGATCCTCGCCTCGGTCGAACGCACCGGACGCCTGGTGCTGGTGCACGAAGCACCCGGACCCGGCGGACCCGGCGCCGAGGTCGCGGCCGTCGTCGCCGAGCGGGCGATCGACGTGCTGGAGGGGCCGATCGCCCGCGTCACGACGCCCGACACCTACTTCCCGCAGAGCGTGCACCTCGAGCGGATGATGCTGCCGACCAACGACGACATCGTCGCCGCGGTGCACTCGACCTTCGTCTGA